The following coding sequences are from one Odocoileus virginianus isolate 20LAN1187 ecotype Illinois chromosome 7, Ovbor_1.2, whole genome shotgun sequence window:
- the SLK gene encoding STE20-like serine/threonine-protein kinase isoform X1, whose protein sequence is MSFFNFRKIFKLGSDKKKKQYEHVKRDLNPEEFWEIIGELGDGAFGKVYKAQNKETNVLAAAKVIDTKSEEELEDYMVEIDILASCDHPNIVKLLDAFYYENNLWILIEFCAGGAVDAVMLELERPLTESQIQVVCKQTLEALNYLHDNKIIHRDLKAGNILFTLDGDIKLADFGVSAKNTRTIQRRDSFIGTPYWMAPEVVMCETSKDRPYDYKADVWSLGITLIEMAEIEPPHHELNPMRVLLKIAKSEPPTLAQPSKWSSNFKDFLKKCLEKNVDSRWTTSQLLQHPFVTVDSNKPIRELIAEAKAEVTEEVEDGKEEDDDEETENSLPIPASKRASSDLSIASSEEDKLSQNACILESVSEKTERNTSEDKFNSKILTEKPTGDEPQKVVVGPDEHVNDTHLEAMAELHNKAAVIEENGREEKRPKLENLPDTEDHEAVDISSVSEGKENNIMITSETNTEQSLKPEEETDQEKQQIFENKFIKSEEIEDTTVQAMDLVSEETGEKEADIQAIENEVEFTKEDTQEKLGKEDKTEKDRISDTSKVIATNEAEVAQRATENGAEDAQRGDGKEVGDVGQTLAIKPTEGPEAGGTEKVSVEERVETNETDKKSIDGKGEEQLTSSSENTLETSEEVRTNEVEITESSGTEGTEVRSVVTDTDQKALESETPDVHKATTQVDTEQKEIPCDIPVKAEPQVTATSQPTEPQPVPIPSININPEDAENKGEIGALSKTETMLPESENQKENDTDSGTGSTADNSSIDLNLSISSFLSKTKDSGSISLQETRRQKKTLKKTRKFVVDGVEVSVTTSKIVTDSDSKTEELRFLRRQELRELRFLQKEEQRAQQQLNGKLQQQREQIFRRFEQEMMSKKRQYDQEIENLEKQQKQTIERLEQEHTNRLRDEAKRIKGEQEKELSKFQNMLKNRKKEVINEVERAPKELRKELMKRRKEELAQSQHAQEQEFVQKQQQELDGSLKKIIQQQKAELANIERECLNNKQQLMRAREAAIWELEERHLQEKHQLLKQQLKDQYFMQRHQLLKRHEKETEQMQRYNQRLIEELKNRQTQERARLPKIQRSEAKTRMAMFKKSLRINSTATPDQDRDKIKQFASQEEKRQKNERMAQHQKHENQMRDLQLQCEANVRELHQLQNEKCHLLVEHETQKLKELDEEHSQELKEWREKLRPRKKTLEEEFARKLQEQEVFFKMTGESECLNPSTQSRISKFYPIPSLHSTGS, encoded by the exons GCCCAGAATAAAGAGACCAATGTTTTAGCTGCTGCAAAGGTGATTGACACCAAATCTGAAGAAGAACTTGAAGACTATATGGTTGAAATTGATATATTAGCATCTTGTGATCACCCTAATATAGTCAAGCTTCTAGATGCCTTCTATTATGAGAATAATCTTTGG ATCCTCATTGAATTTTGTGCTGGTGGAGCAGTGGATGCTGTGATGCTTG aGCTTGAGAGACCGTTAACTGAGTCCCAAATACAAGTAGTTTGTAAGCAAACTTTAGAGGCTTTGAACTACTTACATGATAATAAAATCATCCACAGAGATCTAAAGGCTGGCAACATTCTTTTTACCTTAGATGGAGATATTAAGTTGG CGGATTTTGGAGTATCAGCTAAAAACACAAGGACAATTCAAAGGAGAGATTCCTTTATTGGCACACCCTATTG GATGGCTCCTGAGGTAGTTATGTGTGAAACATCAAAGGACAGACCCTATGACTACAAAGCTGACGTTTGGTCCCTGGGTATCACTTTAATAGAAATGGCTGAGATAGAACCACCTCATCATGAATTAAATCCAATGAGAGTGCTGCTAAAAATAGCAAAATCTGAGCCCCCTACATTAGCACAGCCATCAAAATG gtcTTCAAATTTTAAGGACTTTCTAAAGAAATGCTTGGAAAAGAATGTGGATTCCAGGTGGACTACATCTCAGCTACTGCAG CATCCTTTTGTGACCGTTGATTCCAACAAACCAATTCGGGAGTTGATCGCAGAGGCAAAGGCTGAAGTTACAGAAGAAGTTGAAGATGGCAAAGAGGAGGATgatgatgaggaaacagaaaattcTCTG CCAATACCTGCCAGCAAGCGTGCCTCCTCTGACCTGAGTATTGCCAGCTCTGAAGAAGATAAGCTTTCACAAAATGCTTGTATTTTGGAATCTGTCTCAGAAAAAACAGAACGTAATACTTCTGAAGATAAATTTAACAGTAAAATTCTTACTGAAAAACCCACCGGTGATGAACCTCAAAAGGTTGTGGTGGGTCCTGATGAACATGTTAATGATACTCATTTAGAAGCTATGGCTGAACTTCATAATAAAGCAGCAGTAATTgaggaaaatggaagagaagagaagagaccCAAGCTTgaaaatcttcctgacacagaagACCATGAGGCAGTGGACATTAGTTCAGtcagtgaaggaaaggaaaataacataATGATAACTTCAGAAACAAATACTGAACAGAGTCTGAAACCTGAAGAAGAAACAGATCAGGAAAAGCagcagatatttgaaaataagtttataaaatCTGAAGAAATTGAAGATACTACTGTCCAAGCAATGGATTTAGTTTCTGAAGAGACTGGAGAAAAAGAGGCAGATATTCAGGCAATTGAAAATGAAGTTGAGTTTACAAAGGAAGATACCCAAGAGAAATTGGGAAAAGaggacaaaactgaaaaagatagaATCAGTGATACAAGCAAAGTGATAGCTACAAATGAGGCAGAAGTTGCTCAGAGGGCAACTGAGAACGGTGCTGAGGATGCTCAGCGTGGTGATGGGAAAGAAGTGGGTGACGTGGGCCAGACATTAGCGATCAAGCCCACAGAGGGTCCTGAGGCTGGTGGTACTGAGAAAGTTTCTGTTGAAGAAAGAGTTGAAACTAATGAGACAGACAAAAAATCTATAGATGGTAAAGGTGAGGAACAACTAACCAGCAGTTCAGAGAACACATTGGAGACCAGTGAGGAAGTCAGGACAAATGAAGTTGAGATAACTGAATCAAGTGGCACTGAAGGAACAGAGGTCAGAAGTGTAGTGACCGACACTGACCAGAAAGCTTTAGAAAGTGAAACTCCGGATGTTCATAAAGCCACTACTCAGGTGGACACAGAGCAAAAAGAAATTCCATGTGACATACCAGTTAAAGCAGAACCTCAAGTTACTGCCACTTCACAGCCCACTGAACCTCAGCCTGTTCCAATACCCAGTATTAATATCAATCCTGAAGAtgcagaaaataaaggagaaataggtgCTTTATCAAAAACTGAAACCATGTTACCAGAATCtgagaatcaaaaggaaaatgatactGATTCAGGCACTGGTTCCACTGCTGATAATAGCAGCATTGACTTGAATCTCTCCATCTCTAGCTTCCTAAGCAAAACTAAAGACAGTGGATCAATATCTTTACAA gaaacaagaagacaaaagaaaacattgaagAAAACACGCAAATTTGTTGTTGATGGTGTAGAAGTAAGTGTAACAACATCAAAGATAGTTACTGATAGTGACTCCAAAACCGAAGAACTGAGGTTTCTTAG ACGTCAGGAACTTCGGGAATTAAGATTTCttcaaaaagaagaacaaagagccCAACAGCAGCTCAATGGCAAACTGCAGCAACAGCGAGAGCAAATTTTCCGACGTTTTGAGCAGGAGATGATG AGCAAGAAACGACAATATGATCAGGAGATtgaaaatctagaaaaacagcagaaacagaCTATTGAACGTCTAGAACAGGAACACACAAATCGCTTACGAGATGAAGCCAAACGCATTAAAGGTGAACAAGAAAAAGAGTTGTCCAAATTTCAGAATATGTTAAAGAACCGAAAGAAGGAG GTTATAAATGAAGTGGAGAGAGCAcccaaagagctgagaaaagagcTCATGAAACGCAGGAAAGAGGAGCTTGCACAAAGCCAGCATGCTCAG GAACAAGAGTTTGTTCAGAAGCAACAACAAGAATTAGATGGCTCTCTGAAAAAGATCATCCAACAGCAGAAGGCAGAGTTAGCCAATATTGAAAGAGAGTGCCTGAATAACAAGCAACAGCTCATGAGAG CTCGAGAAGCTGCAATTTGGGAGCTTGAAGAACGACACTTACAAGAAAAACACCAACTGCTCAAACAGCAACTCAAAGATCAGTATTTTATGCAGAGACACCAGCTACTTAAGCGACATGAGAAG GAAACAGAACAAATGCAGCGTTACAATCAACGACTTATTGAGGAGTTGAAAAACAGACAGACTCAAGAAAGAGCAAGACTGCCTAAGATTCAGCGTAGCGAAGCCAAGACTCGAATGGCCATGTTTAAGAAGAGTTTGAGAATTAACTCAACAGCAACGCCAGATCAGGACCGTGACAaaattaaacaa tttgcttctcaagaagaaaagaggcagaaaaatgagagaatggCTCAGCATCAAAAACATGAAAATCAAATGCGGGATCTTCAGCTGCAGTGTGAAGCCAACGTTCGAGAGCTGCATCAGCTGCAG aatgaaaaatgtCACCTCTTGGTTGAACATGAGACTCAGAAACTAAAGGAGTTAGATGAGGAACACAGCCAAGAGTTAAAGGAATGGAGGGAGAAATTGCGACCTAGGAAGAAG accCTGGAAGAAGAGTTTGCTAGGAAGCTACAGGAACAGGAAGTGTTCTTTAAAATGACTGGGGAGTCTGAATGCCTTAACCCATCGACACAGAGCCGGATTTCCAAATTCTACCCTATTCCTAGCTTGCATTCCACTGGATCATAA
- the SLK gene encoding STE20-like serine/threonine-protein kinase isoform X2 gives MSFFNFRKIFKLGSDKKKKQYEHVKRDLNPEEFWEIIGELGDGAFGKVYKAQNKETNVLAAAKVIDTKSEEELEDYMVEIDILASCDHPNIVKLLDAFYYENNLWILIEFCAGGAVDAVMLELERPLTESQIQVVCKQTLEALNYLHDNKIIHRDLKAGNILFTLDGDIKLADFGVSAKNTRTIQRRDSFIGTPYWMAPEVVMCETSKDRPYDYKADVWSLGITLIEMAEIEPPHHELNPMRVLLKIAKSEPPTLAQPSKWSSNFKDFLKKCLEKNVDSRWTTSQLLQHPFVTVDSNKPIRELIAEAKAEVTEEVEDGKEEDDDEETENSLPIPASKRASSDLSIASSEEDKLSQNACILESVSEKTERNTSEDKFNSKILTEKPTGDEPQKVVVGPDEHVNDTHLEAMAELHNKAAVIEENGREEKRPKLENLPDTEDHEAVDISSVSEGKENNIMITSETNTEQSLKPEEETDQEKQQIFENKFIKSEEIEDTTVQAMDLVSEETGEKEADIQAIENEVEFTKEDTQEKLGKEDKTEKDRISDTSKVIATNEAEVAQRATENGAEDAQRGDGKEVGDVGQTLAIKPTEGPEAGGTEKVSVEERVETNETDKKSIDGKGEEQLTSSSENTLETSEEVRTNEVEITESSGTEGTEVRSVVTDTDQKALESETPDVHKATTQVDTEQKEIPCDIPVKAEPQVTATSQPTEPQPVPIPSININPEDAENKGEIGALSKTETMLPESENQKENDTDSGTGSTADNSSIDLNLSISSFLSKTKDSGSISLQETRRQKKTLKKTRKFVVDGVEVSVTTSKIVTDSDSKTEELRFLRRQELRELRFLQKEEQRAQQQLNGKLQQQREQIFRRFEQEMMSKKRQYDQEIENLEKQQKQTIERLEQEHTNRLRDEAKRIKGEQEKELSKFQNMLKNRKKEEQEFVQKQQQELDGSLKKIIQQQKAELANIERECLNNKQQLMRAREAAIWELEERHLQEKHQLLKQQLKDQYFMQRHQLLKRHEKETEQMQRYNQRLIEELKNRQTQERARLPKIQRSEAKTRMAMFKKSLRINSTATPDQDRDKIKQFASQEEKRQKNERMAQHQKHENQMRDLQLQCEANVRELHQLQNEKCHLLVEHETQKLKELDEEHSQELKEWREKLRPRKKTLEEEFARKLQEQEVFFKMTGESECLNPSTQSRISKFYPIPSLHSTGS, from the exons GCCCAGAATAAAGAGACCAATGTTTTAGCTGCTGCAAAGGTGATTGACACCAAATCTGAAGAAGAACTTGAAGACTATATGGTTGAAATTGATATATTAGCATCTTGTGATCACCCTAATATAGTCAAGCTTCTAGATGCCTTCTATTATGAGAATAATCTTTGG ATCCTCATTGAATTTTGTGCTGGTGGAGCAGTGGATGCTGTGATGCTTG aGCTTGAGAGACCGTTAACTGAGTCCCAAATACAAGTAGTTTGTAAGCAAACTTTAGAGGCTTTGAACTACTTACATGATAATAAAATCATCCACAGAGATCTAAAGGCTGGCAACATTCTTTTTACCTTAGATGGAGATATTAAGTTGG CGGATTTTGGAGTATCAGCTAAAAACACAAGGACAATTCAAAGGAGAGATTCCTTTATTGGCACACCCTATTG GATGGCTCCTGAGGTAGTTATGTGTGAAACATCAAAGGACAGACCCTATGACTACAAAGCTGACGTTTGGTCCCTGGGTATCACTTTAATAGAAATGGCTGAGATAGAACCACCTCATCATGAATTAAATCCAATGAGAGTGCTGCTAAAAATAGCAAAATCTGAGCCCCCTACATTAGCACAGCCATCAAAATG gtcTTCAAATTTTAAGGACTTTCTAAAGAAATGCTTGGAAAAGAATGTGGATTCCAGGTGGACTACATCTCAGCTACTGCAG CATCCTTTTGTGACCGTTGATTCCAACAAACCAATTCGGGAGTTGATCGCAGAGGCAAAGGCTGAAGTTACAGAAGAAGTTGAAGATGGCAAAGAGGAGGATgatgatgaggaaacagaaaattcTCTG CCAATACCTGCCAGCAAGCGTGCCTCCTCTGACCTGAGTATTGCCAGCTCTGAAGAAGATAAGCTTTCACAAAATGCTTGTATTTTGGAATCTGTCTCAGAAAAAACAGAACGTAATACTTCTGAAGATAAATTTAACAGTAAAATTCTTACTGAAAAACCCACCGGTGATGAACCTCAAAAGGTTGTGGTGGGTCCTGATGAACATGTTAATGATACTCATTTAGAAGCTATGGCTGAACTTCATAATAAAGCAGCAGTAATTgaggaaaatggaagagaagagaagagaccCAAGCTTgaaaatcttcctgacacagaagACCATGAGGCAGTGGACATTAGTTCAGtcagtgaaggaaaggaaaataacataATGATAACTTCAGAAACAAATACTGAACAGAGTCTGAAACCTGAAGAAGAAACAGATCAGGAAAAGCagcagatatttgaaaataagtttataaaatCTGAAGAAATTGAAGATACTACTGTCCAAGCAATGGATTTAGTTTCTGAAGAGACTGGAGAAAAAGAGGCAGATATTCAGGCAATTGAAAATGAAGTTGAGTTTACAAAGGAAGATACCCAAGAGAAATTGGGAAAAGaggacaaaactgaaaaagatagaATCAGTGATACAAGCAAAGTGATAGCTACAAATGAGGCAGAAGTTGCTCAGAGGGCAACTGAGAACGGTGCTGAGGATGCTCAGCGTGGTGATGGGAAAGAAGTGGGTGACGTGGGCCAGACATTAGCGATCAAGCCCACAGAGGGTCCTGAGGCTGGTGGTACTGAGAAAGTTTCTGTTGAAGAAAGAGTTGAAACTAATGAGACAGACAAAAAATCTATAGATGGTAAAGGTGAGGAACAACTAACCAGCAGTTCAGAGAACACATTGGAGACCAGTGAGGAAGTCAGGACAAATGAAGTTGAGATAACTGAATCAAGTGGCACTGAAGGAACAGAGGTCAGAAGTGTAGTGACCGACACTGACCAGAAAGCTTTAGAAAGTGAAACTCCGGATGTTCATAAAGCCACTACTCAGGTGGACACAGAGCAAAAAGAAATTCCATGTGACATACCAGTTAAAGCAGAACCTCAAGTTACTGCCACTTCACAGCCCACTGAACCTCAGCCTGTTCCAATACCCAGTATTAATATCAATCCTGAAGAtgcagaaaataaaggagaaataggtgCTTTATCAAAAACTGAAACCATGTTACCAGAATCtgagaatcaaaaggaaaatgatactGATTCAGGCACTGGTTCCACTGCTGATAATAGCAGCATTGACTTGAATCTCTCCATCTCTAGCTTCCTAAGCAAAACTAAAGACAGTGGATCAATATCTTTACAA gaaacaagaagacaaaagaaaacattgaagAAAACACGCAAATTTGTTGTTGATGGTGTAGAAGTAAGTGTAACAACATCAAAGATAGTTACTGATAGTGACTCCAAAACCGAAGAACTGAGGTTTCTTAG ACGTCAGGAACTTCGGGAATTAAGATTTCttcaaaaagaagaacaaagagccCAACAGCAGCTCAATGGCAAACTGCAGCAACAGCGAGAGCAAATTTTCCGACGTTTTGAGCAGGAGATGATG AGCAAGAAACGACAATATGATCAGGAGATtgaaaatctagaaaaacagcagaaacagaCTATTGAACGTCTAGAACAGGAACACACAAATCGCTTACGAGATGAAGCCAAACGCATTAAAGGTGAACAAGAAAAAGAGTTGTCCAAATTTCAGAATATGTTAAAGAACCGAAAGAAGGAG GAACAAGAGTTTGTTCAGAAGCAACAACAAGAATTAGATGGCTCTCTGAAAAAGATCATCCAACAGCAGAAGGCAGAGTTAGCCAATATTGAAAGAGAGTGCCTGAATAACAAGCAACAGCTCATGAGAG CTCGAGAAGCTGCAATTTGGGAGCTTGAAGAACGACACTTACAAGAAAAACACCAACTGCTCAAACAGCAACTCAAAGATCAGTATTTTATGCAGAGACACCAGCTACTTAAGCGACATGAGAAG GAAACAGAACAAATGCAGCGTTACAATCAACGACTTATTGAGGAGTTGAAAAACAGACAGACTCAAGAAAGAGCAAGACTGCCTAAGATTCAGCGTAGCGAAGCCAAGACTCGAATGGCCATGTTTAAGAAGAGTTTGAGAATTAACTCAACAGCAACGCCAGATCAGGACCGTGACAaaattaaacaa tttgcttctcaagaagaaaagaggcagaaaaatgagagaatggCTCAGCATCAAAAACATGAAAATCAAATGCGGGATCTTCAGCTGCAGTGTGAAGCCAACGTTCGAGAGCTGCATCAGCTGCAG aatgaaaaatgtCACCTCTTGGTTGAACATGAGACTCAGAAACTAAAGGAGTTAGATGAGGAACACAGCCAAGAGTTAAAGGAATGGAGGGAGAAATTGCGACCTAGGAAGAAG accCTGGAAGAAGAGTTTGCTAGGAAGCTACAGGAACAGGAAGTGTTCTTTAAAATGACTGGGGAGTCTGAATGCCTTAACCCATCGACACAGAGCCGGATTTCCAAATTCTACCCTATTCCTAGCTTGCATTCCACTGGATCATAA